From the genome of Lotus japonicus ecotype B-129 chromosome 6, LjGifu_v1.2, one region includes:
- the LOC130725066 gene encoding uncharacterized protein LOC130725066 yields the protein MDIESDSPAGEATLHGLDSGQPPPMGRESPPSFRDTLMGSAQQTPVREVEDLWKTGKMTVAYVNGDRQLPKLFVDRSVIEGMCSPWKDALVVNLLGKRLGYRIMKTKLSNLWRLSGDFALLDVDNGFFLVKFDQEEDKRKVIDGGPWMIFDHYLAVATWNRSFICPVAQITTTLAWIRIPGLNVTYYNESFLLSLAKLIGKPIKVDRNTLNAERGRECQKPPAAASSPPPKQPEVVERITSTAAVTTETLAPTQQAIPVEETPKKPDGIDPTIVVVADPQASKEGGVKEVDPAVLEVAGDWLTVKYKKKKKSNAPTSLGSGAPPKGNIPPSNQRQHVQMREGEQIALSSKTFPIFSANVVGPSEDSTLTQKKRKIGDSVKNKSGPGKGGSSTMFKGKDTTRKLDQGSVHPQGILSGARDLGNGGKLLGSTNSELVHAIGSSNFMEVLQRHEDQMQGGGVFHAKPPNQH from the exons ATGGATATTGAGAGCGACTCTCCCGCTGGGGAGGCTACTTTGCACGGACTTGATAGCGGCCAACCGCCGCCGATGGGGAGGGAGAGCCCGCCCTCGTTCCGGGATACTCTTATGGGAAGTGCGCAACAGACTCCGGTCAGGGAGGTGGAGGATCTATGGAAGACAGGGAAGATGACAGTGGCTTATGTGAATGGTGATCGACAGTTGCCGAAACTCTTTGTTGACAGATCAGTTATCGAGGGTATGTGCTCGCCTTGGAAGGATGCGCTAGTGGTGAATCTACTGGGGAAGCGACTGGGATATCGAATTATGAAGACCAAACTTAGTAATCTTTGGCGGCTGTCAGGGGACTTTGCTCTACTAGATGTTGATAATGGATTTTTCTTGGTGAAGTTTGACCAGGAAGAGGACAAGAGGAAGGTGATTGACGGGGGTCCATGGATGATTTTTGATCATTATCTAGCTGTTGCAACCTGGAACAGATCTTTCATTTGTCCAGTAGCACAAATCACAACGACATTGGCTTGGATTCGCATACCGGGCTTGAATGTGACCTACTATAATGAGAGCTTCCTTTTGTCATTGGCTAAGCTGATAGGGAAACCTATAAAGGTTGATAGGAACACGCTGAATGCAGAGCGAGGCAG GGAGTGCCAGAAGCCGCCTGCAGCAGCAAGCTCCCCGCCGCCGAAACAACCTGAGGTGGTGGAGAGGATTACATCAACGGCTGCCGTGACTACAGAAACCCTAGCGCCGACTCAACAGGCAATTCCAGTTGAGGAAACCCCTAAGAAACCGGATGGAATCGATCCCACAATTGTGGTTGTTGCGGATCCTCAGGCTTCAAAGGAGGGTGGAGTTAAGGAGGTGGACCCCGCTGTGCTTGAGGTGGCAGGGGATTGGCTAACGGTGAAatacaaaaagaagaaaaagtcaAATGCCCCCACTTCCCTGGGATCTGGTGCGCCGCCAAAGGGGAATATTCCCCCAAGTAATCAGCGCCAGCACGTGCAGATGAGAGAGGGGGAGCAGATTGCGCTATCTTCCAAGACTTTCCCAATTTTTAGTGCCAATGTTGTGGGGCCCAGCGAAGATTCCACTTTAACtcagaaaaaaaggaaaattggGGATTCCGTGAAGAACAAGAGTGGGCCAGGGAAGGGTGGGTCCTCTACCATGTTCAAGGGTAAAGACACCACGCGGAAACTGGACCAAGGAAGCGTGCACCCTCAAGGCATACTCTCTGGTGCTCGAGACTTGGGAAATGGTGGAAAATTATTGGGCTCAACTAATTCAGAGCTTGTGCATGCCATTGGCTCATCAAACTTCATGGAGGTTTTACAGAGGCATGAGGATCAAATGCAGGGAGGTGGGGTGTTTCATGCGAAGCCACCTAACCAGCATTAA
- the LOC130725067 gene encoding B3 domain-containing protein At2g33720-like, with amino-acid sequence MACVPESICVHLTLGACPCAKSIIACSSNNPVEDDDSREKQQHRRAEEISHAAAVVESPELMLCDDPWKIKKKLTQSDLGYLSRLLIPKDLAEDLVLPVLTRDAQMQVYTENGTKILIWDVDTQSSHYLVFKLWNSSGSYVFIDNWTKDFVKRRGLKKGDEIKLHWDPNKNCFNFSVHYSSN; translated from the coding sequence ATGGCTTGCGTTCCTGAAAGCATTTGTGTTCATTTAACACTGGGTGCTTGCCCATGTGCCAAGAGCATCATAGCCTGTTCCTCCAACAATCCGGTTGAGGATGATGATTCAAGAGAAAAACAACAACATCGTAGAGCTGAAGAGATATCACATGCAGCAGCAGTAGTGGAATCCCCTGAATTGATGCTTTGTGATGATCCATGGAAGATAAAGAAGAAGCTGACACAGAGTGATCTTGGTTACTTGAGTAGACTCTTGATTCCCAAAGACTTGGCTGAGGACTTAGTGCTTCCTGTGTTGACTCGTGATGCCCAAATGCAGGTTTATACTGAAAACGGAACTAAAATCTTGATTTGGGACGTGGACACCCAATCCTCACATTACTTGGTTTTCAAGCTTTGGAATTCTTCTGGAAGTTATGTTTTCATTGACAATTGGACTAAAGATTTTGTCAAAAGAAGGGGTTTGAAGAAAGGTGATGAAATTAAGCTTCATTGGGATCCAAACAAGAACTGCTTCAATTTTTCAGTTCATTATTCGTCTAATTAG
- the LOC130722489 gene encoding chaperone protein dnaJ A6, chloroplastic-like has product MAIVPFGSTPATQWGIRPQLLVRSTAMAKIASSTHNVTSRVSFMAARSSSIFSRDSLHALFDAGSSQTLHRRRGSRLIVRADADFYSTLGVSKNASKSEIKSAYRKLARNYHPDVNKEPGAEQKFKDISNAYEVLSDDEKRSIYDRYGEAGLKGQGMGMGDFTSPFDLFETLFEGMNSGGMGGRGSWNGAVDGEDEYYSLLLNFKEAVFGVEKEIEIRRLENCGTCNGTGAKPGTKSSRCSTCGGQGRVVSSTRTPLGIFQQSMTCSSCNGTGETSTPCSTCSGDGRVRRTKRISLKVPAGVDSGSRLRVRNEGNAGRRGGSPGDLFVVLEVIPDPVLKREDNNILYTCKVSYIDAILGTTIKVPTVDGMVDLKIPAGTQPSSTLVMAKKGVPVLNKKNMRGDQLVRVQVEIPKRLSSDEKKLIEELADLSKGKAATSRR; this is encoded by the exons ATGGCAATTGTACCTTTTGGTAGTACTCCAGCTACTCAATGGGGGATTCGTCCTCAGCTTCTTGTGAGATCCACTGCCATGGCCAAGATTGCATCATCCACTCACAA CGTCACAAGCAGGGTAAGCTTTATGGCTGCTCGCAGTTCAAGCATTTTTTCCCGGGATTCCCTGCATGCACTATTTGATGCCGGTTCATCTCAAACTTTGCATCGTCGCAGGGGTTCAAGGTTGATAGTTAGAGCCGATGCA GATTTCTATTCCACCCTTGGGGTATCGAAAAATGCTAGCAAATCTGAAATTAAGAGTG CTTATCGGAAGCTTGCCCGGAATTATCACCCAGATGTGAACAA AGAACCTGGTGCAGAACAAAAGTTTAAGGACATTAGTAATGCATATGAG GTCCTATCAGATGATGAGAAACGGTCCATATACGACAGATATGGAGAGGCTGGGCTTAAAGGTCAAGGAATGGGTATGGGG GATTTCACCAGTCCTTTTGACCTCTTTGAGACACTGTTTGAGGGCATGAATAGTGGTGGCATGGGCGGTAGAGGTTCTTGGAATGGGGCAGTTGATGGTGAAGATGAGTATTACAGTCTACTATTGAACTTCAAAGAAGCTGTTTTTGGAGTGGAGAAGGAGATAGAGATTAGGCGATTAGAGAACTGCGGAACATGCAATGGTACAGGAGCTAAACCAGGGACCAAATCATCCAGGTGTAGCACTTGTGGTGGTCAGGGCCGGGTTGTGTCATCAACAAGGACTCCATTAGGTATCTTTCAGCAGTCTATGACCTGCTCTTCTTGCAATGGGACTGGAGAAACTTCAACACCTTGCAGTACATGTTCTGGAGACGGGCGAGTGAGGAGAACAAAGCGTATAAGTCTCAAGGTCCCTGCTGGTGTGGATTCCGGTAGCCGTTTAAGGGTCCGAAATGAAGGCAATGCCGGAAGGCGTGGCGGTTCTCCCGGTGACCTCTTTGTTGTTCTTGAAGTTATTCCAGATCCTGTGCTTAAACGAGAAGACAACAACATTTTATACACATGTAAGGTGTCTTACATTGATGCTATCTTGGGGACTACAATTAAGGTTCCTACGGTAGACGGCATGGTGGATTTGAAAATCCCAGCTGGTACTCAACCAAGCTCAACACTTGTTATGGCTAAGAAAGGTGTTCCGGTGCTGAATAAAAAGAATATGAGGGGCGATCAATTGGTCCGAGTGCAAGTTGAAATCCCTAAAAGACTGAGCAGCGATGAGAAGAAACTTATTGAGGAACTTGCTGATTTAAGCAAAGGCAAGGCTGCCACCAGTAGGAGATAG